From a single Stigmatopora nigra isolate UIUO_SnigA chromosome 21, RoL_Snig_1.1, whole genome shotgun sequence genomic region:
- the trak1b gene encoding trafficking kinesin-binding protein 1, whose protein sequence is MTKTFSDIDAITRLLEEKERDLELAAKIGQSLLKKNRILSERNDYLEEQVVQITEEVAQLHHELNLKDELLQFYTNAAEESEDESGGSPTGKKSRVDAATGGFLTDNLQRKLKELEEENVSLRSEASHLKTETETYEEKEQQLVNDCVKELRLSSLQISTIAEELARKTDDASRQQEEITHLLSQIVDLQKKAKSFAVENEELAQHLLAAKDAQRQLTAELQELEEKYSECMEMLHEAQEELKNLRNRNYSAGTPRRYHPLGLYPMDSLAAEIEGTMRKELSLDDPDCEQQKVHRKRVFETVKNVNQTVRQRSLTPTGANIPGSNQSLSSRTSPMSSGVTSPHSSLGGSDPGGDGVHLDNRAQSILMETASNQERMMMEGRDKKPSGAEDLRLALRRLSLRRQNNLSERRFFEEERERRQGGGGFPPGQGNVLTPSESIMSLGNLHLWASRGPYLPDKLQIVKPLEGSATLHHWQQLAQPHLGVILDARPGVVSKGYRPLELDLEQVYSWGSFEEEEEAGEQYFQNLPTTSSSASPAVTSPGLGQPSPHLAPPTPSSPSPSPHLSNTDALAAYYPGKCMAHTSSTYTFTTCRIMHPTDEQTRVTPSLNAVPSSSSCVMTSSLLGTPAVTPCTPRRLSLRSSESSTNLRDATRTTSTSLGLVRLLQERGISAAMYHRSRGLDPSYGNEGLLFSTCVTPNRPPHPDPSRPSTPPNSPSAQGASALATSVGFDFKSPSYDNFLASKPARSILKEVTAASRGRQRGRDCQSQTDVSVTVTRNLNLLDKVKRLGVAGAAGGRALSPGPILGGPLGGLRRSGSPFGPDGMRRNRSYPASMVMKAPGPPE, encoded by the exons ATGACAAAGACCTTTAGTGACATTGACGCCATCACACGTCTTCTGGAGGAG AAAGAGCGAGATCTGGAGTTGGCTGCAAAGATTGGTCAGTCTCTCCTGAAGAAGAATCGAATTCTCAGTGAGCGTAATGACTACCTGGAAGAGCAAGTGGTGCAAATCACAGAAGAG GTGGCCCAACTGCATCACGAGTTGAACCTGAAGGACGAACTGTTGCAGTTTTACACCAATGCGGCCGAGGAGAGCGAGGATGAATCGGGCGGATCGCCAAC gggCAAGAAAAGTCGAGTGGATGCTGCAACTGGAGGGTTCCTGACCGATAACCTGCAGAGGAAACTAAAGGAACTGGAAGAAGAAAATGTGTCGTTGCGCTCTGAG gcGAGCCATCTCAAAACTGAAACCGAGACATACGAGGAAAAGGAGCAGCAACTGGTCAACGACTGTGTGAAGGAACTCC GGCTTTCCAGTTTGCAGATCTCCACCATAGCCGAGGAATTGGCTCGCAAAACCGACGACGCCTCCCGACAACAAGAAGAGATCACGCATCTCCTCTCTCAGATTGTTGACCTGCAGAAGAAAGCCAAGTCG TTCGCTGTGGAAAACGAAGAGCTCGCTCAGCATCTGTTGGCAGCCAAAGATGCGCAAAGGCAACTCACTGCAGAG TTGCAAGAATTGGAGGAGAAGTACTCGGAGTGCATGGAAATGCTGCACGAAGCGCAGGAGGAGCTGAAGAACTTGAGGAATAGAAACTACTCAGCTGGGACACCCAGGCGATATCATCCACTTGGATTGTACCCAATG GATTCCCTGGCAGCGGAAATTGAGGGAACCATGAGAAAGGAGTTGAGTTTGGATGACCCTGATTGTGAGCAGCAAAA GGTCCACCGTAAGCGTGTTTTTGAGACGGTGAAGAACGTGAACCAGACGGTGCGACAGCGCTCTCTGACGCCAACGGGTGCCAACATCCCGGGTTCGAACCAGTCCTTGTCCTCCCGCACGTCTCCCATGTCCAGTGGCGTGACAAGCCCCCACTCAAGCTTGGGGGGAAGCGACCCGGGTGGGGACGGCGTCCACCTCGACAACCGGGCGCAGAGCATCCTCATGGAGACGGCGTCCAATCAGGAGAG AATGATGATGGAGGGCCGAGACAAGAAGCCGAGCGGGGCGGAAGATTTACGTCTCGCCCTCCGACGTCTATCTCTGCGCCGTCAGAACAACCTGAGCGAACGCCGCTTTTTCGAGGAGGAGCGAGAACGCCGAcaaggcggcggcggcttcCCCCCAGGCCAAGGGAACGTCCTTACCCCATCGGAAAGCATCATGTCGCTAGGGAACCTCCACCTGTGGGCCTCCAGGGGGCCCTACCTGCCCGATAAACTGCAGATCGTCAAGCCGCTGGAAG gCTCAGCCACCCTGCATCACTGGCAGCAATTAGCGCAACCGCATCTCGGGGTGATTTTGGACGCCAGGCCTGGGGTGGTCTCCAAAGGATACCGACCCCTGGAGCTAGACCTTGAACAG GTCTATTCATGGGGCAGctttgaggaggaggaagaagcagGAGAGCAATACTTCCAAAATCTACCCACCACCTCATCTTCAGCCTCCCCAGCCGTGACCTCCCCCGGTTTGGGGCAGCCCTCGCCACATTTGGCTCCGCCTACTCCATCGTCGCCATCCCCGTCGCCACATCTCAGCAACACTGACGCGCTGG CTGCATACTATCCAGGAAAATGCATGGCCCACACAAGCTCAACCTACACCTTCACCACTTGCCGCATAATGCACCCGACTGACGAGCAGACGCGGGTGACACCCAG CCTGAACGCCGTTCCCTCGTCGTCCTCTTGCGTGATGACCAGCTCGTTACTGGGAACACCCGCTGTCACGCCCTGCACGCCCCGCAGACTGAGTTTGAGATCCTCCGAGTCGTCAACAAATCTTAG AGATGCCACACGTACCACCAGTACCTCCTTGGGCCTAGTGCGCCTCCTCCAAGAGAGGGGGATCTCCGCCGCCATGTATCACCGCAGTCGGGGTCTGGACCCCAGTTACGGCAACGAAGGGCTCTTATTCAGCACTTGCGTCACCCCCAACCGGCCCCCCCACCCCGATCCATCTCGCCCCTCCACCCCTCCCAACTCCCCCAGCGCTCAGGGGGCGTCGGCTTTGGCCACTTCCGTGGGATTTGATTTTAAAAGTCCCTCTTATGACAACTTCCTAGCCTCTAAGCCGGCAAGGTCCATTCTGAAGGAGGTGACGGCGGCGAGCAGGGGCCGGCAGAGGGGCCGCGATTGTCAGAGTCAGACCGACGTGAGCGTGACGGTGACGCGGAACCTCAACCTGCTGGACAAGGTTAAACGCCTCGGGGTGGCTGGAGCGGCGGGTGGCCGTGCCCTCAGTCCGGGACCCATACTCGGCGGGCCCCTGGGCGGTCTGCGCCGGTCGGGATCCCCCTTCGGACCCGACGGCATGAGAAGGAATAGGAGTTATCCGGCTAGTATGGTCATGAAAGCTCCAGGTCCACCCGAGTAG
- the txlna gene encoding alpha-taxilin isoform X1 — MMKQDSEVVSPGKDDPPTAKDEAESPVISKDDKLKTSSQKDSKTLQVDTPPQGDEGKSEEATAADAAEAQSRCEKANELSRQLEDILNIYCRESLSEDAAANEKSRGAERLDDNKGRGAKSKGGASGFDKDQKKSQDKKKAKGLGKEITILMQTLNTLSTPEEKLTGLCKKYADLLEEHRNRQKEMRVLQKKQTQVVAEKDSLRSEHSKAILARSKLESLSKELQRHNRSLKDEGLQRTRLEEEKRKEVTSHIQATLYDIEVQMEQQNERNASLQQENVELAEKLNKLQEQYLLREEVRPDGVTNLHVVVFFMTKMRLLLKQHIEKVVKHKDLQQQLVVTKLQQAMELLKESEERHNTEKHFLLQEALESQRMCELMNQQEGHLKQQLSLYTEKFEEFQTTLSKSNEVFATFKQEMEKMTKKIKKLEKETAMYRSRWESSNKALVEMAQQKSIQDRDFDALQGKVQRLEKLRRALKSERNELSKKVQKLSGASAPSESKGGCSDSDCPSPTPTEPPRGCSGAGPSATDVRDSTPKSSSRTPTSNLTLETDKQAEAVAQPVQTQE, encoded by the exons ATGATGAAGCAAGACTCAGAGGTGGTCTCTCCGGGTAAAGATGATCCGCCAACTGCTAAAGATGAGGCAGAGTCTCCTGTCATTTCAAAGGATGACAAGCTCAAGACCAGCAGTCAGAAAGACTCTAAAACCCTGCAGGTGGACACGCCCCCTCAAGGAGACGAGGGAAAAAGCGAAG AAGCAACAGCAGCGGATGCAGCAGAAGCTCAATCACGATGTGAAAAGGCCAACGAGCTTAGTCGCCAATTGGAGGACATCCTCAACATCTACTGTAGAGAAAGCCTATCGGAAGATGCCGCGGCTAATGAAAAGTCACGTGGCGCCGAGCGCCTCGATGACAACAAGGGTAGAGGAGCCAAATCCAAGGGGGGTGCCAGTGGTTTTGACAAAGACCAGAAGAAGTCTCAAGATAAGAAAAAAGCAAAGGGTCTGG GCAAAGAAATTACCATCCTCATGCAAACCCTCAACACGTTAAGCACCCCCGAGGAGAAGCTAACAGGTCTGTGCAAGAAGTACGCCGACCTG TTGGAAGAGCATCGGAACCGGCAGAAGGAAATGCGGGTGTTGCAGAAGAAGCAGACGCAGGTGGTGGCGGAAAAAGACAGCCTGAGGAGTGAACACAGCAAGGCCATCTTGGCACGAAGCAAGCTGGAGAGCCTCAGCAAGGAGCTGCAGAGGCACAATCGCTCGCTTAAG GACGAAGGCCTACAGAGAACCCGTCTGGAGGAGGAGAAGCGAAAAGAGGTGACGTCCCACATTCAAGCTACGCTCTACGACATCGAAGTTCAGATGGAGCAACAAAACGAAAGGAACGCCAGCCTGCAGCAGGAGAACGTAGAGCTGGCTGAGAAGCTCAACAAGCTCCAGGAACAGTACTTGTTGAGAGAGGAGGTGCGTCCAGATGGAGTGACAAATTTgcacgttgttgtttttttcatgaccAAAATGAGACTGCTTTTGAAACAGCATATCGAAAAAGTGGTGAAGCACAAGGACCTGCAGCAGCAACTGGTGGTCACCAAGCTTCAACAGGCCATGGAACTGCTCAAGGAATCGGAGGAACGGCACAATACGGAGAAGCATTTT CTACTACAAGAGGCGCTGGAGTCTCAGCGGATGTGCGAGTTGATGAATCAGCAAGAAGGCCATCTCAAACAGCAG CTTTCGCTGTACACCGAGAAGTTTGAAGAGTTCCAGACCACGTTGTCCAAGAGCAACGAGGTTTTCGCCACCTTCAAGCAGGAGATGGAAAAG atgaccaaaaaaatcaaaaagctgGAGAAGGAGACGGCCATGTATCGGTCCAGGTGGGAAAGCAGCAACAAGGCATTGGTGGAGATGGCTCAGCAG AAATCCATTCAAGACCGAGACTTTGACGCCCTTCAAGGTAAAGTCCAGAGGCTGGAAAAGTTGCGACGCGCCCTCAAATCGGAACGGAACGAACTCAGCAAAAAGGTACAGAAACTCAGCGGTGCCTCGGCGCCGTCTGAGAGCAAAGGTGGGTGCTCCGACTCGGATTGCCCCTCGCCGACACCCACGGAACCGCCGCGAGGCTGCTCGGGAGCCGGCCCCAGCGCCACTGACGTCAGGGACAGCACCCCCAAATCCAGTTCCCGAACTCCAACTTCCAACCTTACGCTCGAAACGGATAAACAAGCCGAGGCGGTGGCGCAGCCTGTCCAGACGCAAGAATGA
- the txlna gene encoding alpha-taxilin isoform X2 translates to MMKQDSEVVSPGKDDPPTAKDEAESPVISKDDKLKTSSQKDSKTLQVDTPPQGDEGKSEATAADAAEAQSRCEKANELSRQLEDILNIYCRESLSEDAAANEKSRGAERLDDNKGRGAKSKGGASGFDKDQKKSQDKKKAKGLGKEITILMQTLNTLSTPEEKLTGLCKKYADLLEEHRNRQKEMRVLQKKQTQVVAEKDSLRSEHSKAILARSKLESLSKELQRHNRSLKDEGLQRTRLEEEKRKEVTSHIQATLYDIEVQMEQQNERNASLQQENVELAEKLNKLQEQYLLREEVRPDGVTNLHVVVFFMTKMRLLLKQHIEKVVKHKDLQQQLVVTKLQQAMELLKESEERHNTEKHFLLQEALESQRMCELMNQQEGHLKQQLSLYTEKFEEFQTTLSKSNEVFATFKQEMEKMTKKIKKLEKETAMYRSRWESSNKALVEMAQQKSIQDRDFDALQGKVQRLEKLRRALKSERNELSKKVQKLSGASAPSESKGGCSDSDCPSPTPTEPPRGCSGAGPSATDVRDSTPKSSSRTPTSNLTLETDKQAEAVAQPVQTQE, encoded by the exons ATGATGAAGCAAGACTCAGAGGTGGTCTCTCCGGGTAAAGATGATCCGCCAACTGCTAAAGATGAGGCAGAGTCTCCTGTCATTTCAAAGGATGACAAGCTCAAGACCAGCAGTCAGAAAGACTCTAAAACCCTGCAGGTGGACACGCCCCCTCAAGGAGACGAGGGAAAAAGCGAAG CAACAGCAGCGGATGCAGCAGAAGCTCAATCACGATGTGAAAAGGCCAACGAGCTTAGTCGCCAATTGGAGGACATCCTCAACATCTACTGTAGAGAAAGCCTATCGGAAGATGCCGCGGCTAATGAAAAGTCACGTGGCGCCGAGCGCCTCGATGACAACAAGGGTAGAGGAGCCAAATCCAAGGGGGGTGCCAGTGGTTTTGACAAAGACCAGAAGAAGTCTCAAGATAAGAAAAAAGCAAAGGGTCTGG GCAAAGAAATTACCATCCTCATGCAAACCCTCAACACGTTAAGCACCCCCGAGGAGAAGCTAACAGGTCTGTGCAAGAAGTACGCCGACCTG TTGGAAGAGCATCGGAACCGGCAGAAGGAAATGCGGGTGTTGCAGAAGAAGCAGACGCAGGTGGTGGCGGAAAAAGACAGCCTGAGGAGTGAACACAGCAAGGCCATCTTGGCACGAAGCAAGCTGGAGAGCCTCAGCAAGGAGCTGCAGAGGCACAATCGCTCGCTTAAG GACGAAGGCCTACAGAGAACCCGTCTGGAGGAGGAGAAGCGAAAAGAGGTGACGTCCCACATTCAAGCTACGCTCTACGACATCGAAGTTCAGATGGAGCAACAAAACGAAAGGAACGCCAGCCTGCAGCAGGAGAACGTAGAGCTGGCTGAGAAGCTCAACAAGCTCCAGGAACAGTACTTGTTGAGAGAGGAGGTGCGTCCAGATGGAGTGACAAATTTgcacgttgttgtttttttcatgaccAAAATGAGACTGCTTTTGAAACAGCATATCGAAAAAGTGGTGAAGCACAAGGACCTGCAGCAGCAACTGGTGGTCACCAAGCTTCAACAGGCCATGGAACTGCTCAAGGAATCGGAGGAACGGCACAATACGGAGAAGCATTTT CTACTACAAGAGGCGCTGGAGTCTCAGCGGATGTGCGAGTTGATGAATCAGCAAGAAGGCCATCTCAAACAGCAG CTTTCGCTGTACACCGAGAAGTTTGAAGAGTTCCAGACCACGTTGTCCAAGAGCAACGAGGTTTTCGCCACCTTCAAGCAGGAGATGGAAAAG atgaccaaaaaaatcaaaaagctgGAGAAGGAGACGGCCATGTATCGGTCCAGGTGGGAAAGCAGCAACAAGGCATTGGTGGAGATGGCTCAGCAG AAATCCATTCAAGACCGAGACTTTGACGCCCTTCAAGGTAAAGTCCAGAGGCTGGAAAAGTTGCGACGCGCCCTCAAATCGGAACGGAACGAACTCAGCAAAAAGGTACAGAAACTCAGCGGTGCCTCGGCGCCGTCTGAGAGCAAAGGTGGGTGCTCCGACTCGGATTGCCCCTCGCCGACACCCACGGAACCGCCGCGAGGCTGCTCGGGAGCCGGCCCCAGCGCCACTGACGTCAGGGACAGCACCCCCAAATCCAGTTCCCGAACTCCAACTTCCAACCTTACGCTCGAAACGGATAAACAAGCCGAGGCGGTGGCGCAGCCTGTCCAGACGCAAGAATGA
- the txlna gene encoding alpha-taxilin isoform X3 translates to MMKQDSEVVSPGKDDPPTAKDEAESPVISKDDKLKTSSQKDSKTLQVDTPPQGDEGKSEEATAADAAEAQSRCEKANELSRQLEDILNIYCRESLSEDAAANEKSRGAERLDDNKGRGAKSKGGASGFDKDQKKSQDKKKAKGLGKEITILMQTLNTLSTPEEKLTGLCKKYADLLEEHRNRQKEMRVLQKKQTQVVAEKDSLRSEHSKAILARSKLESLSKELQRHNRSLKDEGLQRTRLEEEKRKEVTSHIQATLYDIEVQMEQQNERNASLQQENVELAEKLNKLQEQYLLREEHIEKVVKHKDLQQQLVVTKLQQAMELLKESEERHNTEKHFLLQEALESQRMCELMNQQEGHLKQQLSLYTEKFEEFQTTLSKSNEVFATFKQEMEKMTKKIKKLEKETAMYRSRWESSNKALVEMAQQKSIQDRDFDALQGKVQRLEKLRRALKSERNELSKKVQKLSGASAPSESKGGCSDSDCPSPTPTEPPRGCSGAGPSATDVRDSTPKSSSRTPTSNLTLETDKQAEAVAQPVQTQE, encoded by the exons ATGATGAAGCAAGACTCAGAGGTGGTCTCTCCGGGTAAAGATGATCCGCCAACTGCTAAAGATGAGGCAGAGTCTCCTGTCATTTCAAAGGATGACAAGCTCAAGACCAGCAGTCAGAAAGACTCTAAAACCCTGCAGGTGGACACGCCCCCTCAAGGAGACGAGGGAAAAAGCGAAG AAGCAACAGCAGCGGATGCAGCAGAAGCTCAATCACGATGTGAAAAGGCCAACGAGCTTAGTCGCCAATTGGAGGACATCCTCAACATCTACTGTAGAGAAAGCCTATCGGAAGATGCCGCGGCTAATGAAAAGTCACGTGGCGCCGAGCGCCTCGATGACAACAAGGGTAGAGGAGCCAAATCCAAGGGGGGTGCCAGTGGTTTTGACAAAGACCAGAAGAAGTCTCAAGATAAGAAAAAAGCAAAGGGTCTGG GCAAAGAAATTACCATCCTCATGCAAACCCTCAACACGTTAAGCACCCCCGAGGAGAAGCTAACAGGTCTGTGCAAGAAGTACGCCGACCTG TTGGAAGAGCATCGGAACCGGCAGAAGGAAATGCGGGTGTTGCAGAAGAAGCAGACGCAGGTGGTGGCGGAAAAAGACAGCCTGAGGAGTGAACACAGCAAGGCCATCTTGGCACGAAGCAAGCTGGAGAGCCTCAGCAAGGAGCTGCAGAGGCACAATCGCTCGCTTAAG GACGAAGGCCTACAGAGAACCCGTCTGGAGGAGGAGAAGCGAAAAGAGGTGACGTCCCACATTCAAGCTACGCTCTACGACATCGAAGTTCAGATGGAGCAACAAAACGAAAGGAACGCCAGCCTGCAGCAGGAGAACGTAGAGCTGGCTGAGAAGCTCAACAAGCTCCAGGAACAGTACTTGTTGAGAGAGGAG CATATCGAAAAAGTGGTGAAGCACAAGGACCTGCAGCAGCAACTGGTGGTCACCAAGCTTCAACAGGCCATGGAACTGCTCAAGGAATCGGAGGAACGGCACAATACGGAGAAGCATTTT CTACTACAAGAGGCGCTGGAGTCTCAGCGGATGTGCGAGTTGATGAATCAGCAAGAAGGCCATCTCAAACAGCAG CTTTCGCTGTACACCGAGAAGTTTGAAGAGTTCCAGACCACGTTGTCCAAGAGCAACGAGGTTTTCGCCACCTTCAAGCAGGAGATGGAAAAG atgaccaaaaaaatcaaaaagctgGAGAAGGAGACGGCCATGTATCGGTCCAGGTGGGAAAGCAGCAACAAGGCATTGGTGGAGATGGCTCAGCAG AAATCCATTCAAGACCGAGACTTTGACGCCCTTCAAGGTAAAGTCCAGAGGCTGGAAAAGTTGCGACGCGCCCTCAAATCGGAACGGAACGAACTCAGCAAAAAGGTACAGAAACTCAGCGGTGCCTCGGCGCCGTCTGAGAGCAAAGGTGGGTGCTCCGACTCGGATTGCCCCTCGCCGACACCCACGGAACCGCCGCGAGGCTGCTCGGGAGCCGGCCCCAGCGCCACTGACGTCAGGGACAGCACCCCCAAATCCAGTTCCCGAACTCCAACTTCCAACCTTACGCTCGAAACGGATAAACAAGCCGAGGCGGTGGCGCAGCCTGTCCAGACGCAAGAATGA
- the nsun2 gene encoding RNA cytosine C(5)-methyltransferase NSUN2, whose amino-acid sequence MGKRSRQRQKNQPAGRDHRDNAGWGSGYAEIVKENKLFEHYYTEQGLVPDGEFEQFMDAMREPLPATIRITGYKSHAKEILHCLKEKYFKDIQELEIDGQKIEAPQPLSWYPDEQAWHTNMSRKIIRKSPLLEKFHQFLVSETESGNISRQEAVSMIPPLLLKIEPHHKILDMCAAPGSKTAQLIEMLHSDMEVPFPEGFVIANDVDNKRCYLLVHQAKRLNSPCIMVVNHDASCIPMLQIQNPDGKKDILFYDRVLCDVPCSGDGTLRKNIDVWKKWTTSNSLHLHGLQIRIAVRGVEQLAVGGRMVYSTCSLNPIEDEAVIATLLEKSEGALELLDCSSDLPGLKWMPGVSSWKLMTKEGKWFANWSEVPSSRHTQIRPTMFAPTDAEKLAGMHLERCMRILPHHQNTGGFFVAVLVKKAPMPWNKRYPKLRKEASQGSEAQTPSSPAQPASLPEVEEMEEGSVDVQEVQESQESQEVQDGASKGSSSSDKKDGVCGPPPSKKLKTFGYKEDPFVFLSESDPVFTTIQSFYNLSPNFPKMNVLTRTHEGKKRHLYMVSKELRNVMLNNSERMKVINTGVKVWSRNSDGEEFGCAFRLAQEGIYTLQPYIHSRIISVSVDDIKVLLTQENPFFSKLEDDAHAQAKKINMGSIVLKYIPNPEKPAEPQCSIQLCGWRGKTSIRAFVPRNERYHYLRMLGVEVFREKQGVTRKPRDEEAKGEGEGEAAVEEVVQPLEDETELDLENGKENGSAEAKTV is encoded by the exons atgggtaaaagaaGCAGACAAAGGCAGAAAAACCAACCTGCAGGGAGAGATCACAGAGACAACGCT ggttGGGGATCTGGCTATGCTGAAATTGTAAAGGAAAATAAGCTCTTTGAGCACTACTACACTGAACAAGGCTTGGTTCCAGATGGGGAGTTTGAACAATTTATGGATGCAATGAGGGAACCACTGCCTGCCACCATTCGCATCACTGGATATAAAAG CCATGCCAAGGAAATTCTTCATTGCCTAAAGGAAAAGTACTTTAAGGATATTCAGGAGTTGGAGATTGACGGGCAGAAGATCGAGGCTCCACAACCTCTCAGCTG GTATCCCGACGAGCAAGCCTGGCACACCAACATGAGTCGCAAGATCATCCGAAAGTCTCCCCTGCTGGAAAAGTTCCACCAGTTTCTCGTTAGTGAGACAGAGTCG ggtAACATCAGCCGTCAGGAAGCTGTCAGTATGATTCCACCTCTTCTCCTGAAGATTGAACCCCATCACAAA attttggaCATGTGTGCTGCTCCCGGATCAAAAACAGCCCAACTAATTGAAATGCTTCATTCTGACATGGAAGTGCCATTTCCAG AGGGCTTTGTCATCGCCAATGACGTAGACAACAAACGTTGTTACCTTCTGGTTCATCAAGCCAAGCGCCTCAACAGCCCTTGCATCATGGTGGTCAACCATGACGCCTCCTGCATCCCCATGTTGCAGATCCAAAATCCAGATGGAAAGAAGGACATCCTCTTCTATGACCGTGTCTTATGCGACGTACCCTGCAG CGGGGACGGCACATTGAGGAAAAATATAGACGTGTGGAAGAAATGGACTACTAGCAACAGCCTGCACCTTCACGG GCTTCAGATTCGTATCGCTGTCCGTGGTGTTGAACAGCTGGCCGTGGGAGGTAGGATGGTCTATTCCACCTGTTCTCTCAACCCTATTGAGGACGAGGCGGTCATTGCGACGTTACTGGAAAAAAGTGAAG GCGCACTGGAGTTGCTCGACTGTTCTTCTGACTTACCAGGCTTGAAGTGGATGCCGGGTGTCTCTTCTTGGAAG CTGATGACTAAAGAAGGCAAATGGTTCGCCAACTGGTCGGAAGTCCCGAGTAGTCGCCATACTCAAATCAGACCCACCATGTTTGCGCCAACGGATGCAGAAAAATTGGCTGGCATGCATTTGGAGAGATG CATGAGGATTTTGCCACATCACCAGAACACAGGAGGTTTCTTTGTGGCTGTGCTGGTGAAAAAAGCACCGATGCCTTGGAACAAAAGATATCCCAAG CTGAGAAAAGAGGCCTCACAGGGTTCCGAAGCCCAAACGCCGAGTTCTCCAGCTCAGCCGGCCAGTCTCCCTGAAGTAGAAGAGATGGAAGAGGGAAGCGTGGATGTGCAGGAGGTCCAGGAATCCCAGGAATCCCAGGAGGTCCAGGATGGAGCATCCAAAGGGTCTTCTTCAAGCGACAAAAAAGATGGCGTGTGCGG ACCTCCACCTTCCAAAAAGTTGAAAACATTTGGATACAAAGAAGATCCTTTTGTGTTCCTTAGTGAAAGTGACCCTGTCTTCACTACCATACA ATCTTTCTACAACTTGTCTCCAAATTTTCCCAAGATGAATGTACTCACCAGAACCCATGAAGGCAAGAAGAGACACTTGTACATGGTGTCCAAAGAATTGCGTAATGTTATGCTCAACAACAGTGAGCGCATGAAG GTTATAAATACAGGGGTGAAAGTGTGGTCACGTAACAGCGACGGAGAAGAGTTTGGTTGCGCTTTCAGACTGGCACAAGAG GGCATCTACACTCTGCAGCCTTATATTCACTCCAGGATCATCAGCGTGAGTGTGGATGACATCAAGGTGCTGCTGACTCAGGAAAATCCCTTCTTCAGCAAATTGGAGGACGATGCCCACGCTCAggctaaaaaaataa acatgggCAGTATTGTTTTGAAGTACATTCCAAACCCAGA aAAGCCAGCAGAGCCACAATGTTCAATTCAACTTTGCGGCTGGAGGGGAAAAACGTCCATCCGGGCGTTCGTACCCCGCAATGAGAGGTATCACTACCTACGTATGCTGGGTGTGGAGGTCTTCCGGGAGAAGCAGGGGGTGACCAGGAAGCCGAGAGATGAGGAGGCCAAAGGAGAGGGAGAAGGGGAGGCGGCAGTTGAGGAGGTGGTGCAGCCATTGGAGGATGAGACCGAGCTGGACTTGGAGAATGGGAAAGAAAATGGATCAGCAGAAGCCAAGACTGTTTGA
- the ube2ql1 gene encoding ubiquitin-conjugating enzyme E2Q-like protein 1, with protein MATLLRKIGLIRLHDRDTEDPKHHQGSLKGSKGNQKNNKHCQTANESNLLSTPEIKARKLDQHGKDKEKPGRDAKEKQQQQQSGGVGVGGGGNKSTGASSLAPLAPHRHHCTQVRTRRLMKELQEIRRLGDNFITVELVDDNLFDWNVKLHQVDKDSALWQDMKETGTDFILLNVTFPDNFPFSPPFMRVLTPRLENGYVLDGGAICMELLTPRGWSSAYTVEAVMRQFAASLVKGQGRICRKAGKSKKAFSRKEAEATFKSLVKTHEKYGWVSPPVSDG; from the exons ATGGCCACTCTACTGCGGAAAATCGGTCTGATCCGCCTGCACGACCGGGATACGGAGGACCCCAAGCACCACCAGGGCTCTTTGAAGGGCAGCAAGGGCAACCAGAAGAATAACAAACACTGCCAGACGGCCAACGAGAGCAACCTGCTCAGCACCCCGGAGATTAAGGCTAGGAAGCTGGACCAGCACGGCAAGGACAAGGAGAAGCCGGGTAGGGATGCCAAGGagaagcaacagcagcagcaaagCGGCGGCGTtggcgtcggcggcggcggaaaTAAAAGCACAGGGGCTTCCTCCCTAGCGCCGCTCGCCCCTCACCGACATCACTGCACCCAAGTGCGGACGCGCAGGCTGATGAAGGAGCTCCAGGAGATCCGGAGGTTAGGTGACAACTTCATCACGGTGGAGCTGGTGGACGACAACCTGTTCGACTGGAACGTCAAGCTGCACCAGGTGGACAAGGACTCGGCGCTGTGGCAGGACATGAAGGAGACCGGCACCGACTTCATCCTGCTCAACGTCACCTTCCCAGACAACTTCCCCTTCTCGCCGCCCTTCATGCGGGTGCTGACGCCCCGTTTGGAGAATGGCTACGTGTTGGACGGGGGTGCCATTTGCATGGAGCTGCTCACCCCCCGCGGATGGTCCAGCGCCTATACGGTTGAAGCCGTCATGAGGCAGTTTGCAGCCAGCCTGGTAAAAGGACAG gGCCGCATTTGTCGGAAAGCGGGCAAGTCCAAGAAGGCCTTCAGCCGCAAAGAAGCCGAAGCCACCTTCAAGTCTCTGGTGAAAACCCACGAGAAGTACGGCTGGGTATCTCCGCCCGTGTCGGACGGCTGA